Proteins encoded by one window of Rhodamnia argentea isolate NSW1041297 chromosome 6, ASM2092103v1, whole genome shotgun sequence:
- the LOC115743724 gene encoding protein PLANT CADMIUM RESISTANCE 3-like isoform X1: MYPNNGTGHDEKPPPPPPMQIAQYPPAGAAPGQWTTGLCGCCEDPSNCIITWCCPCITFGQNAEIIDGGATSACCVGGLIYYLLANVGVACLYTCGYRKKLRGLHSLQEDPCDDCLVHCFCLPCALCQEHRELKNRGFDPSIGWAANAQKMNQGAATMPPMMQGMGR; this comes from the exons ATGTACCCGAACAACGGGACTGGCCACGACGAAAAGCCGCCTCCGCCACCACCGATGCAAATTGCCCAATACCCTCCGGCAGGGGCGGCACCCGGGCAGTGGACGACGGGTCTGTGCGGTTGCTGCGAAGATCCCTCCAACT GCATCATCACTTGGTGCTGTCCCTGCATCACCTTCGGCCAGAACGCGGAAATCATAGACGGCGGAGCCACTT CAGCTTGTTGCGTTGGCGGGCTCATATACTACTTGCTCGCCAACGTCGGCGTCGCTTGCCTATATACGTGCGGTTACCGGAAAAAACTGAGGGGTCTGCACTCGTTGCAAGAAGATCCGTGCGACGATTGCCTCGTGCACTGCTTTTGCCTGCCCTGTGCTCTTTGCCAAGAACATAGGGAGCTCAAAAACCGCGgatttgacccttccatag GTTGGGCGGCCAATGCCCAGAAGATGAACCAAGGTGCCGCGACGATGCCCCCGATGATGCAGGGCATGGGTCGTTAA
- the LOC115743724 gene encoding protein PLANT CADMIUM RESISTANCE 3-like isoform X2 — translation MYPNNGTGHDEKPPPPPPMQIAQYPPAGAAPGQWTTGLCGCCEDPSNCIITWCCPCITFGQNAEIIDGGATSCCVGGLIYYLLANVGVACLYTCGYRKKLRGLHSLQEDPCDDCLVHCFCLPCALCQEHRELKNRGFDPSIGWAANAQKMNQGAATMPPMMQGMGR, via the exons ATGTACCCGAACAACGGGACTGGCCACGACGAAAAGCCGCCTCCGCCACCACCGATGCAAATTGCCCAATACCCTCCGGCAGGGGCGGCACCCGGGCAGTGGACGACGGGTCTGTGCGGTTGCTGCGAAGATCCCTCCAACT GCATCATCACTTGGTGCTGTCCCTGCATCACCTTCGGCCAGAACGCGGAAATCATAGACGGCGGAGCCACTT CTTGTTGCGTTGGCGGGCTCATATACTACTTGCTCGCCAACGTCGGCGTCGCTTGCCTATATACGTGCGGTTACCGGAAAAAACTGAGGGGTCTGCACTCGTTGCAAGAAGATCCGTGCGACGATTGCCTCGTGCACTGCTTTTGCCTGCCCTGTGCTCTTTGCCAAGAACATAGGGAGCTCAAAAACCGCGgatttgacccttccatag GTTGGGCGGCCAATGCCCAGAAGATGAACCAAGGTGCCGCGACGATGCCCCCGATGATGCAGGGCATGGGTCGTTAA